The DNA window GCGCGATCGCGCTTCCAGCCGCGATGCTTGATGTCCAGGTGCAGGCTGTACAAGGCGGTGAAGGCCGGGAACAGGTTCTGCAGCACGCCCACCGAGTCCTGCTTGGCCGAGAACAGGAAGTAGCTCAGGGTCATCAGGCTGCCGACCACGCTCATGTACCAGAACAGCCGCGGGATGACCGGCTTGCCGGCACGGCGCGAGGCAATGAACTGCACCAGCCAGCGCCCGCCGAACATCAGCGCGCCGGTGTAGCCGATCAGCTTCCAGCCGGTGACATGCAGGCCGGTCCAGAACAGCCAGGTGATCGGTTGGTCCAGCCAATGCAGTTCCATCAGCGTTCTTCCACGGCGGTACGACGGCTGCGGGTGATCAGCCAGGCCACCCCGCGCAGGTCACGGATGCCGACCAGGGCGCGGCCGAGGTTGTTGTACTTGGAGACACCGGCGGTGCGATGGCGGTGATTGACCGGCACGCTCACGGTCTGCCAGCCGGCACGTTGCATCAGCGCGGGCAGGTAGCGGTGCATGTGGTCGAAGTACGGCAGGTCGAGGAAGGCAGCGCGCTCGAACAGCTTGATGCCGCAGCCGGTATCGGGTGTGTCGTCGCGCAGCATGCGGGCACGGATGGCGTTGGCCCATTTGCTGGCCCAGCGTTTGCTGCCGCTGTCCTGGCGGTTGACCCGCCAGCCGGCGAACAGCTTGACCGCCGGCTGCGCGGCATCGCGCGCAACCAGCAGGCGCGGAATGTCGGCCGGGTCGTTCTGCCCGTCGCCGTCGAGGGTGGCAATCCACGGCGCACGCGCGGCCTTGACCCCGGTGCGCACCGCGGTGCTCTGCCCGCTCTGGGTGACATGATGCAGAACCCGCAGTTCGGGGGTGGTCGCCTTGAGCGCGGTGAGCACGGCCAGGGTGTCATCGCGGGAGTGGTCGTCGACGTAGACGATCTCGTACGCCACGCGGCCGCGCAGGGCGGCGGTGATCTCTTCGATCAGAGGCTGGACGTTGTCGCGTTCGTTGAAGACCGGGACGACGACCGACAGCTGGGGTTCGCTCATGATCGTGTCCTGGAGATGGGTTCGCGGCCGTTGAAGGTCCGCGCATTCTCCGTAGGCAACGTTATCCGAAGATGAATACCCGAGCGGGAATCAGGCGCGGTCGCCGAAATAATCGCGGCACCAGTCGACCACGGGCGGCAATCCGCGCTCGATGGGCGTGGCCGGTTCATAGCCAAAAGCGTCATGCGCACGACGCGTGTCGGCCATGGTGCGGACCATGTCGCCGGGCTGCATCGGCTTGTAGACCTTGTGCGCCGGGCGTCCGGCGGCGGCCTCGATGATGCCGATGAACTGCTCCAGCTCGATCGGAGTGTGGTTGCCGAGATTGAAGACACGGTGCGGAACGTCCTCGCTGGACGGATGCGCCAGCGCGCCGAGGATACCGCTCACGATGTCGGAAACGTGTGTGAAATCGCGCTGCATCTTCCCGTCGTTGAAGACCTCGATCGGCCGGCCGGCCAGCACCGCGCGCGAGAACAGCAACGGGGCCATGTCCGGGCGACCCCAGGGCCCGTACACGGTGAAGAAGCGCAGGCCGGTGGCACGCAGCCCATACAGCTGGGCATAGGTGTAGGCCATCAGTTCGTTGGCGGCCTTGGTCGCCGCGTACAGCGAGCGCGGGCGGTCAATGCGCTGGTCTTCGGAGAACGGCGGGGTGGCCGAGTCGCCAT is part of the Stenotrophomonas oahuensis genome and encodes:
- a CDS encoding lipid-A-disaccharide synthase N-terminal domain-containing protein produces the protein MELHWLDQPITWLFWTGLHVTGWKLIGYTGALMFGGRWLVQFIASRRAGKPVIPRLFWYMSVVGSLMTLSYFLFSAKQDSVGVLQNLFPAFTALYSLHLDIKHRGWKRDRAEH
- a CDS encoding glycosyltransferase family 2 protein, with translation MSEPQLSVVVPVFNERDNVQPLIEEITAALRGRVAYEIVYVDDHSRDDTLAVLTALKATTPELRVLHHVTQSGQSTAVRTGVKAARAPWIATLDGDGQNDPADIPRLLVARDAAQPAVKLFAGWRVNRQDSGSKRWASKWANAIRARMLRDDTPDTGCGIKLFERAAFLDLPYFDHMHRYLPALMQRAGWQTVSVPVNHRHRTAGVSKYNNLGRALVGIRDLRGVAWLITRSRRTAVEER
- a CDS encoding NAD-dependent epimerase/dehydratase family protein; this translates as MTILVTGAAGFIGANTCRALVERGQPVVGLDNYNDYYDPQIKRDRVAALCPDVDIRALDLTDREGLAALFEEVQPTAVIHLAAQAGVRYSLQNPHAYVDSNLAGFVNMLELCRHRGVQHLVYASSSSVYGDSATPPFSEDQRIDRPRSLYAATKAANELMAYTYAQLYGLRATGLRFFTVYGPWGRPDMAPLLFSRAVLAGRPIEVFNDGKMQRDFTHVSDIVSGILGALAHPSSEDVPHRVFNLGNHTPIELEQFIGIIEAAAGRPAHKVYKPMQPGDMVRTMADTRRAHDAFGYEPATPIERGLPPVVDWCRDYFGDRA